The Elusimicrobiota bacterium genome includes a region encoding these proteins:
- a CDS encoding tetratricopeptide repeat protein, protein MLKIIFIFLIILLPNTAFSESIMVEPTQGVDITALQCFNKGNGSIELELYNEAIENYTKAINIDPKYADAYYSRGWVYGIKGLVDKQIEDYSKVIEINPKHPEAYNNRGIIYGKKGLFEKAITDFTKAIELNPKYEDAYNNRGIVYIRKRLFDKAIDDYTKAIEMNPRFAQTYYNRGNAYDEMKLFDKAIEDYTKAIRIQPKLEQAYFNRGNSYRERRIFDKAIKDYSKAIQIDPQNAEAYSNRGYVLENKGLFDKAIKDYSKAIPEFFSEFDLTQTI, encoded by the coding sequence ATGTTAAAGATTATATTCATATTTTTGATCATCTTACTACCAAATACTGCGTTTTCAGAATCTATTATGGTTGAACCAACCCAGGGTGTAGATATAACAGCTCTTCAATGTTTCAATAAAGGGAACGGATCAATTGAATTAGAATTGTATAATGAGGCAATAGAAAATTATACAAAAGCCATTAACATAGATCCAAAGTATGCAGATGCATATTATTCCCGAGGGTGGGTCTATGGGATCAAAGGATTGGTTGACAAACAGATTGAAGATTACTCAAAAGTTATCGAGATAAATCCAAAACATCCAGAAGCATACAACAATCGAGGAATTATTTATGGAAAAAAAGGATTATTTGAAAAGGCAATAACAGATTTTACAAAGGCAATAGAACTAAATCCAAAGTACGAGGATGCTTATAATAACCGTGGTATTGTTTATATTAGGAAAAGACTATTTGATAAAGCAATTGATGATTACACAAAAGCTATCGAGATGAATCCAAGATTTGCTCAAACGTATTATAATAGAGGAAACGCTTATGACGAAATGAAGTTATTTGACAAAGCAATTGAGGATTATACAAAGGCAATAAGAATACAACCTAAATTAGAACAAGCGTACTTCAATCGAGGTAATAGCTATAGAGAAAGAAGGATATTTGATAAAGCTATTAAGGATTATTCAAAAGCAATACAAATAGATCCCCAAAATGCTGAAGCATACAGTAATAGGGGGTATGTATTAGAAAACAAAGGATTATTTGATAAAGCTATTAAGGATTATTCAAAAGCAATACCGGAGTTTTTCAGCGAGTTTGACCTCACTCAGACAATATAG
- a CDS encoding MFS transporter: MFSNKKSLTLISFVGLTSFALVFNTFIAGLYIIGQDFGIKPDLMGVILGVYFIGFAISSSFNNSWSEKFGIKPVFIAGYAANFLCLLTLPSVQILPLFYLIMFIMGLGGGIMESATTTLMLKLHSDNTRGIVTLSQAFFCIGAIAGGFIAGVAFGNNISWRVVVYIVAGVSSIGLVLQGFADYGIAKTEPSAGGTEEKMSLHDFLSPVFIALCVLLFIYVYYETAIASWIPYTMKSYFGTTEPVPQWTLSGFWVMMIIGRLLLTKVPEQWNSITMITILYGVLVPITLLLLFVKNSGAAVVLYLMFGGACAVIWPLIVAVIGSIFKKNTGTFVGLAIAAGATGAGLAPILSGITIENWGVVPHFIVVGVMIVLSFLITLKLKNKIKA, from the coding sequence TCGGGTTGACATCTTTTGCGCTGGTGTTCAACACGTTCATTGCCGGGTTGTACATTATCGGCCAGGATTTTGGGATAAAACCTGACCTCATGGGCGTAATCCTCGGGGTGTACTTCATAGGGTTCGCGATATCCTCATCGTTTAATAATAGCTGGAGTGAAAAGTTTGGGATAAAACCTGTTTTTATTGCGGGATATGCCGCTAACTTTTTGTGCTTACTAACCCTTCCGTCAGTGCAAATATTGCCACTGTTTTACCTGATAATGTTTATCATGGGGCTCGGGGGCGGGATTATGGAGTCCGCAACGACGACGTTAATGTTAAAACTGCATAGTGATAATACCCGCGGGATTGTGACGTTAAGCCAGGCATTTTTTTGTATCGGCGCGATCGCCGGAGGTTTTATCGCTGGTGTGGCGTTCGGTAACAACATTTCATGGCGGGTTGTGGTATACATCGTCGCGGGAGTTTCGTCCATAGGGTTGGTACTGCAAGGATTTGCGGATTACGGGATTGCAAAAACTGAACCCTCTGCTGGTGGTACGGAAGAAAAGATGAGCTTGCACGACTTTTTATCGCCGGTATTCATCGCGTTATGCGTATTATTGTTTATTTACGTATATTACGAAACAGCTATAGCAAGCTGGATACCGTACACTATGAAAAGTTATTTCGGGACGACAGAACCGGTACCGCAGTGGACACTTTCCGGGTTTTGGGTGATGATGATCATCGGGAGGTTGTTACTAACCAAAGTGCCCGAACAATGGAATTCAATCACTATGATAACCATTCTTTACGGTGTGTTAGTACCAATAACACTGTTGTTATTGTTTGTAAAAAACTCGGGTGCAGCGGTAGTGTTATACCTCATGTTCGGCGGTGCCTGCGCGGTTATTTGGCCGTTAATCGTTGCGGTTATAGGGAGTATATTCAAAAAAAATACGGGTACGTTTGTGGGGTTAGCGATTGCTGCGGGTGCGACCGGCGCGGGGTTAGCGCCAATACTCTCAGGGATTACGATTGAAAACTGGGGTGTAGTGCCGCATTTTATCGTTGTTGGGGTGATGATAGTACTGTCTTTCCTTATAACACTGAAATTGAAAAACAAGATTAAAGCGTAA